Proteins from a single region of Sylvia atricapilla isolate bSylAtr1 chromosome 7, bSylAtr1.pri, whole genome shotgun sequence:
- the PRKAG3 gene encoding 5'-AMP-activated protein kinase subunit gamma-3: MHFLRSHCCYDAIPTSCKLVVFDISLEIKKAFLALVANGVRAAPLWDSKTQSFVGMLTITDFINILHRYYRSPLVQIYEVEEHKIETWREVYLQGSLKPLVYISPSNSLFDAVYSLIKHKIHRLPVIEPVSGNVLHILTHKRILKFLQIFDSTIPKPRFLKKTVQELCIGTFRDLAVVPETAPVYTALEIFVDRRVSALPVINDAGQVVGLYSRFDVIHLAAQKTYNNLDISVKEALRRRSVCLEGVLTCYPHEPMEDIIDRIAKAQVHRLVLVDENRYPRGIVSLSDILQALVLTPAGIDALNS, encoded by the exons ATGCACTTCTTGAGGAGCCACTGCTGTTACGATGCCATCCCCACCAGCTGCAAGCTTGTTGTCTTTGACATCTCCCTGGAG ATCAAGAAAGCCTTTTTGGCACTGGTGGCCAATGGGGTGCGTGCTGCCCCACTCTGGGACAGCAAGACACAGAGCTTTGTGG GGATGCTCACCATCACCGACTTCATCAACATCCTCCACCGCTACTACCGCTCACCTTTG GTTCAGATCTACGAGGTGGAGGAGCACAAGATTGAGACCTGGAGAG AAGTGTACCTGCAGGGCTCCCTCAAGCCACTTGTCTACATCTCTCCAAGTAATAG CCTCTTCGATGCTGTCTACTCCCTGATCAAGCACAAAATCCACCGCCTGCCTGTCATTGAGCCTGTCTCAGGCAATGTCCTCCACATCCTGACGCACAAGCGCATCCTCAAGTTTCTCCAAATCTTT GATTCTACCATCCCCAAGCCACGCTTCCTGAAGAAAACAGTGCAGGAACTGTGCATTGGCACCTTCCGTGATCTGGCTGTTGTGCCTGAGACTGCCCCAGTCTACACTGCCTTGGAGATTTTTGTGGATCGCCGTGTCTCCGCCTTGCCTGTCATCAATGACGCTG GGCAAGTGGTTGGCCTGTACTCGCGGTTTGATGTCATT CACTTGGCAGCTCAGAAGACCTACAACAACCTGGACATCAGTGTGAAGGAGGCACTGCGGCGACGCAGCGTCTGCCTGGAGGGGGTCCTCACCTGCTACCCCCATGAACCTATGGAGGACATAATTGACCGCATTGCCAAGGCACAG GTCCATCGCCTGGTTCTGGTGGATGAGAACCGGTACCCGCGGGGCATCGTCTCTCTCTCTGACATCCTGCAGGCCCTTGTGCTCACTCCTGCAGGTATCGATGCTCTTAACTCTTAG